The Siniperca chuatsi isolate FFG_IHB_CAS linkage group LG12, ASM2008510v1, whole genome shotgun sequence genome has a segment encoding these proteins:
- the LOC122886145 gene encoding uncharacterized protein LOC122886145 isoform X4 gives MRSLRSSGRALLAVSEPRLKTEGDQAFEVQAPRLLNSLLEDLRKLQDQDTKPEPSPGPVSSSIRRRVLGTHPFDHRDVLVSRGDSVMFTCNISNANTTQINWTKEISPSWYFLYMLTPAIGFLLCGFTPAVCLCRKLRTRTPNQNPVQDQFHLQSEGEVVLRQPQGGTDSRTNNQQRSQYMERVNSIYGL, from the exons A TGCGCAGCCtcagatcttcgggcagggctctgctggctgttTCTGAGCCCCGGCTAAAGACTGAAGGTGACCAGGCTTTTGAAGTTCAGGCCCCTCGGCTCTTGAACTCCCTGCTCGAGGATCTGAG AAAACTCCAGGACCAGGATACCAAACCAGAACCCAGTCCAGGACCAGTTTCATCTTCAATCAGAAGGAGAG TTTTAGGGACTCATCCATTTGACCACAGGGATGTACTGGTGTCCAGGGGAGACTCCGTCATGTTCACTTGCAACATATCCAATGCAAATACAACGCAAATCAACTGGACCAAAG AAATCAGTCCATCGTGGTATTTTCTATACATGCTCACACCTGCAATTGGATTTCTTCTATGTGGCTTCACTCCAGCTGTCTGCCTCTGCAG AAAACTCAGGACCAGGACACCAAACCAGAACCCAGTCCAGGACCAGTTTCATCTTCAGTCAGAAGGAGAG GTGGTCCTCCGTCAACCGCAGGGTGGCACAGACAGTAGGACAAATAACCAGCAGAGGAGTCAGTACATGGAGAGGGTCAATTCAATCTATGGTCTCTAA
- the LOC122886145 gene encoding uncharacterized protein LOC122886145 isoform X1 gives MRSLRSSGRALLAVSEPRLKTEGDQAFEVQAPRLLNSLLEDLRKLQDQDTKPEPSPGPVSSSIRRRVLGTHPFDHRDVLVSRGDSVMFTCNISNANTTQINWTKGRSVFAYSILHNQTFSNFTSHRLRIDLNLPSKLNIFNAQHDDAGLYVCNVAGKRGLATTEWNLTVSEKPEEISPSWYFLYMLTPAIGFLLCGFTPAVCLCRKLRTRTPNQNPVQDQFHLQSEGEVVLRQPQGGTDSRTNNQQRSQYMERVNSIYGL, from the exons A TGCGCAGCCtcagatcttcgggcagggctctgctggctgttTCTGAGCCCCGGCTAAAGACTGAAGGTGACCAGGCTTTTGAAGTTCAGGCCCCTCGGCTCTTGAACTCCCTGCTCGAGGATCTGAG AAAACTCCAGGACCAGGATACCAAACCAGAACCCAGTCCAGGACCAGTTTCATCTTCAATCAGAAGGAGAG TTTTAGGGACTCATCCATTTGACCACAGGGATGTACTGGTGTCCAGGGGAGACTCCGTCATGTTCACTTGCAACATATCCAATGCAAATACAACGCAAATCAACTGGACCAAAGGCAGATCTGTTTTTGCTTATTCAATCTTACACAATCAGACTTTTTCAAATTTCACCTCTCACAGACTGAGAATAGACCTAAACTTACCTtcaaagctgaatatttttaatGCTCAGCATGACGACGCAGGACTCTATGTATGTAATGTGGCTGGTAAACGTGGTCTAGCGACTACTGAGTGGAATTTAACGGTGTCTGAGAAACCTGAAG AAATCAGTCCATCGTGGTATTTTCTATACATGCTCACACCTGCAATTGGATTTCTTCTATGTGGCTTCACTCCAGCTGTCTGCCTCTGCAG AAAACTCAGGACCAGGACACCAAACCAGAACCCAGTCCAGGACCAGTTTCATCTTCAGTCAGAAGGAGAG GTGGTCCTCCGTCAACCGCAGGGTGGCACAGACAGTAGGACAAATAACCAGCAGAGGAGTCAGTACATGGAGAGGGTCAATTCAATCTATGGTCTCTAA
- the LOC122886145 gene encoding uncharacterized protein LOC122886145 isoform X3, which yields MVKFQSDFFCLHVIMFSLNQAALLFIQLLLTYQVFAGTHPFDHRDVLVSRGDSVMFTCNISNANTTQINWTKGRSVFAYSILHNQTFSNFTSHRLRIDLNLPSKLNIFNAQHDDAGLYVCNVAGKRGLATTEWNLTVSEKPEEISPSWYFLYMLTPAIGFLLCGFTPAVCLCRKLRTRTPNQNPVQDQFHLQSEGEVVLRQPQGGTDSRTNNQQRSQYMERVNSIYGL from the exons ATGGTGAAGTTCCAGTCTGACTTTTTCTGTCTTCATGTCATCATGTTCAGCCTAAACCAAGCAGCTCTGCTCTTCATTCAACTATTACTTACATACCAAGTCTTTGCAG GGACTCATCCATTTGACCACAGGGATGTACTGGTGTCCAGGGGAGACTCCGTCATGTTCACTTGCAACATATCCAATGCAAATACAACGCAAATCAACTGGACCAAAGGCAGATCTGTTTTTGCTTATTCAATCTTACACAATCAGACTTTTTCAAATTTCACCTCTCACAGACTGAGAATAGACCTAAACTTACCTtcaaagctgaatatttttaatGCTCAGCATGACGACGCAGGACTCTATGTATGTAATGTGGCTGGTAAACGTGGTCTAGCGACTACTGAGTGGAATTTAACGGTGTCTGAGAAACCTGAAG AAATCAGTCCATCGTGGTATTTTCTATACATGCTCACACCTGCAATTGGATTTCTTCTATGTGGCTTCACTCCAGCTGTCTGCCTCTGCAG AAAACTCAGGACCAGGACACCAAACCAGAACCCAGTCCAGGACCAGTTTCATCTTCAGTCAGAAGGAGAG GTGGTCCTCCGTCAACCGCAGGGTGGCACAGACAGTAGGACAAATAACCAGCAGAGGAGTCAGTACATGGAGAGGGTCAATTCAATCTATGGTCTCTAA
- the LOC122886145 gene encoding uncharacterized protein LOC122886145 isoform X2, whose product MVKFQSDFFCLHVIMFSLNQAALLFIQLLLTYQVFAVLGTHPFDHRDVLVSRGDSVMFTCNISNANTTQINWTKGRSVFAYSILHNQTFSNFTSHRLRIDLNLPSKLNIFNAQHDDAGLYVCNVAGKRGLATTEWNLTVSEKPEEISPSWYFLYMLTPAIGFLLCGFTPAVCLCRKLRTRTPNQNPVQDQFHLQSEGEVVLRQPQGGTDSRTNNQQRSQYMERVNSIYGL is encoded by the exons ATGGTGAAGTTCCAGTCTGACTTTTTCTGTCTTCATGTCATCATGTTCAGCCTAAACCAAGCAGCTCTGCTCTTCATTCAACTATTACTTACATACCAAGTCTTTGCAG TTTTAGGGACTCATCCATTTGACCACAGGGATGTACTGGTGTCCAGGGGAGACTCCGTCATGTTCACTTGCAACATATCCAATGCAAATACAACGCAAATCAACTGGACCAAAGGCAGATCTGTTTTTGCTTATTCAATCTTACACAATCAGACTTTTTCAAATTTCACCTCTCACAGACTGAGAATAGACCTAAACTTACCTtcaaagctgaatatttttaatGCTCAGCATGACGACGCAGGACTCTATGTATGTAATGTGGCTGGTAAACGTGGTCTAGCGACTACTGAGTGGAATTTAACGGTGTCTGAGAAACCTGAAG AAATCAGTCCATCGTGGTATTTTCTATACATGCTCACACCTGCAATTGGATTTCTTCTATGTGGCTTCACTCCAGCTGTCTGCCTCTGCAG AAAACTCAGGACCAGGACACCAAACCAGAACCCAGTCCAGGACCAGTTTCATCTTCAGTCAGAAGGAGAG GTGGTCCTCCGTCAACCGCAGGGTGGCACAGACAGTAGGACAAATAACCAGCAGAGGAGTCAGTACATGGAGAGGGTCAATTCAATCTATGGTCTCTAA
- the LOC122886145 gene encoding uncharacterized protein LOC122886145 isoform X5 codes for MVKFQSDFFCLHVIMFSLNQAALLFIQLLLTYQVFAVLGTHPFDHRDVLVSRGDSVMFTCNISNANTTQINWTKEISPSWYFLYMLTPAIGFLLCGFTPAVCLCRKLRTRTPNQNPVQDQFHLQSEGEVVLRQPQGGTDSRTNNQQRSQYMERVNSIYGL; via the exons ATGGTGAAGTTCCAGTCTGACTTTTTCTGTCTTCATGTCATCATGTTCAGCCTAAACCAAGCAGCTCTGCTCTTCATTCAACTATTACTTACATACCAAGTCTTTGCAG TTTTAGGGACTCATCCATTTGACCACAGGGATGTACTGGTGTCCAGGGGAGACTCCGTCATGTTCACTTGCAACATATCCAATGCAAATACAACGCAAATCAACTGGACCAAAG AAATCAGTCCATCGTGGTATTTTCTATACATGCTCACACCTGCAATTGGATTTCTTCTATGTGGCTTCACTCCAGCTGTCTGCCTCTGCAG AAAACTCAGGACCAGGACACCAAACCAGAACCCAGTCCAGGACCAGTTTCATCTTCAGTCAGAAGGAGAG GTGGTCCTCCGTCAACCGCAGGGTGGCACAGACAGTAGGACAAATAACCAGCAGAGGAGTCAGTACATGGAGAGGGTCAATTCAATCTATGGTCTCTAA
- the LOC122886147 gene encoding uncharacterized protein LOC122886147 isoform X2, whose product MVKFQSDFFCLHVIMFSLNQAALLFIQLLLTYQVFAGTHPFDHRDVLVSRGDSVMFTCNISNANTTQISWTKGRFVFTYSILHNQTFSNFTSHRLRIDLNLPSKLNIFSVQHDDAGLYVCNVTGKRGLATTEWNLTVSEKPEEISQRWYFLYILTPAIGFLLCGFTPAVCLCRKLRTRTPNQNPVQDQFHLQSEGEVVFRQPQGGTDSRTNNQQRSQYMERVNSIYGL is encoded by the exons ATGGTGAAGTTCCAGTCTGACTTTTTCTGTCTTCATGTCATCATGTTCAGCCTAAACCAAGCAGCTCTGCTCTTCATTCAACTATTACTTACATACCAAGTCTTTGCAG GGACTCATCCATTTGACCACAGGGATGTACTGGTCTCCAGGGGAGACTCCGTCATGTTCACTTGCAACATATCCAATGCAAATACAACGCAAATCAGCTGGACCAAAGgcagatttgtttttacttattcAATCTTACACAATCAGACTTTTTCAAATTTCACCTCTCACAGACTGAGAATAGACCTAAACTTACCTtcaaagctgaatatttttagTGTTCAGCATGATGACGCAGGACTCTATGTATGTAATGTGACTGGTAAACGTGGTCTAGCGACTACTGAGTGGAATTTAACGGTGTCTGAGAAACCTGAAG AAATCAGTCAAAGGTGGTATTTTCTATACATACTCACACCTGCAATTGGATTTCTTCTATGTGGCTTCACTCCAGCTGTCTGCCTCTGCAG AAAACTCAGGACCAGGACACCAAACCAGAACCCAGTCCAGGACCAGTTTCATCTTCAGTCAGAAGGAGAG GTGGTCTTCCGTCAACCGCAGGGTGGCACAGACAGTAGGACAAATAACCAGCAGAGGAGTCAGTACATGGAGAGGGTCAATTCAATCTATGGTCTCTAA
- the LOC122886147 gene encoding uncharacterized protein LOC122886147 isoform X1, which yields MVKFQSDFFCLHVIMFSLNQAALLFIQLLLTYQVFAGTHPFDHRDVLVSRGDSVMFTCNISNANTTQISWTKGRFVFTYSILHNQTFSNFTSHRLRIDLNLPSKLNIFSVQHDDAGLYVCNVTGKRGLATTEWNLTVSEKPEEISQRWYFLYILTPAIGFLLCGFTPAVCLCRNQSIVVFSIHAHTCNWIASMWLHSSCLSLQKTQDQDTKPEPSPGPVSSSVRRRGGLPSTAGWHRQ from the exons ATGGTGAAGTTCCAGTCTGACTTTTTCTGTCTTCATGTCATCATGTTCAGCCTAAACCAAGCAGCTCTGCTCTTCATTCAACTATTACTTACATACCAAGTCTTTGCAG GGACTCATCCATTTGACCACAGGGATGTACTGGTCTCCAGGGGAGACTCCGTCATGTTCACTTGCAACATATCCAATGCAAATACAACGCAAATCAGCTGGACCAAAGgcagatttgtttttacttattcAATCTTACACAATCAGACTTTTTCAAATTTCACCTCTCACAGACTGAGAATAGACCTAAACTTACCTtcaaagctgaatatttttagTGTTCAGCATGATGACGCAGGACTCTATGTATGTAATGTGACTGGTAAACGTGGTCTAGCGACTACTGAGTGGAATTTAACGGTGTCTGAGAAACCTGAAG AAATCAGTCAAAGGTGGTATTTTCTATACATACTCACACCTGCAATTGGATTTCTTCTATGTGGCTTCACTCCAGCTGTCTGCCTCTGCAG AAATCAGTCAATCGTGGTATTTTCTATACATGCTCACACCTGTAATTGGATTGCTTCTATGTGGCTTCactccagctgtctgtctctgcag AAAACTCAGGACCAGGACACCAAACCAGAACCCAGTCCAGGACCAGTTTCATCTTCAGTCAGAAGGAGAG GTGGTCTTCCGTCAACCGCAGGGTGGCACAGACAGTAG